A part of Misgurnus anguillicaudatus chromosome 6, ASM2758022v2, whole genome shotgun sequence genomic DNA contains:
- the LOC141364394 gene encoding uncharacterized protein, giving the protein MLVTVACRGSKKYVTVTETDGEYNYHQFHKEVIKRFGLPIDVDVKYKDSTGTEVDADIFNELLQQGSVTLTACLDDDMSDVSMSSDTSFSSNTSTLIIDDPPTKKARLTNDCTDKQAAKNMVNMVLKSKPGGDKIMYEYDKTKTLSDSTRRQLVNMLVANMVEVHGRTPPQTVRTKYALGIISLFPYLEDPYSKNGYEHFYDASSGTGYLAWRLKTVQRNTQIGEKHRPELPGTSSGPLSEREPFSTTEQLTGDECREALSVMKHTSDEKIVKEKMKTTFQYRQSIVRNPEKSHDVLDMFPRFLDTPGLVSRKLCLYILFALYVFLLCFNWLLL; this is encoded by the exons ATGTTAGTGACGGTGGCATGCAGAGGATCTAAGAAGTATGTGACAGTGACAGAGACTGATGGAGAATATAACTATCATCAGTTTCACAAAGAAG TGATTAAAAGATTCGGCCTGCCAATTGATGTAGACGTGAAGTACAAGGATTCAACGGGGACTGAGGTTGATGCAGACATATTCAATGAACTCCTACAGCAAGGCAGTGTCACTCTTACAGCCTGTTTGGATGACG ATATGTCGGATGTTTCAATGTCTTCTGATACATCGTTTTCTTCTAATACATCCACCTTGATTATTGATGATCCCCCAACAAAGAAAGCAAGACTGACGAATGACTGTACAGATAAACAAGCAGCAAAAAAT ATGGTGAATATGGTTCTGAAGTCAAAACCTGGTGGAGACAAAATTATGTATGAATACGATAAAACCAAAACCTTGTCAGACAGCACCCGCAGACAGTTAGTGAACATGCTTGTTGCTAATATGGTTGAAGTACATGG AAGGACACCTCCACAGACTGTGCGAACCAAGTATGCTCTTGGTATTATTTCTTTGTTTCCCTACTTGGAGGACCCATACTCTAAAAATGGATAT GAGCATTTCTATGATGCATCAAGTGGTACTGGTTACCTGGCCTGGCGCTTAAAGACAGTTCAGAGAAATACTCAAATTGGTGAAAAACACAGACCTGAGTTACCTGGCACCAGCAGTGGCCCATTATCTGAGAGAGAACCATTTTCAACCACAGAACAGCTGACCGGTGATGAGTGCAGAGAGGCACTATCAGTCATGAAACACACTTCAGATGAGAAAATagtaaaagaaaaaatgaagacAACTTTCCAATACAGACAGTCTATTGTTCGAAATCCTGAGAAGTCCCATGATGTCTTAGACATGTTCCCTAGGTTCCTGGACACACCTGGCCTTGTAAGTAGAAAACTTTGTCTGTATATACTTTTTgctttgtatgtatttttactGTGTTTTAATTGGTTATTGCTGTAA
- the LOC129448844 gene encoding leukocyte elastase inhibitor-like — protein MEATVDKQFKVNKNETKPVKMMNQKSEFPLTFIPEVNSQILELPYVGKNTSMLIILPNEIEDDTTGLQQLEKTLTYEKLMEWTKPDKMYPQEVQISLPKFKLEETYDMKNLLVKLGMVDAFEKGKANFSGMSPKNDLVVSEVIHKSFVEVSEEGTEAAAATGVYMGLLLCTPPQFFNADHPFLFFIRHNPTNTILFYGRFCSP, from the exons atggaaGCCACTGTTGATAAACAGTTTAAAGTGAACAAG AATGAAACTAAACCAGTGAAGATGATGAATCAGAAGTCAGAGTTTCCTCTGACCTTCATCCCAGAGGTGAACAGTCAGATCCTGGAGCTGCCGTATGTTGGGAAGAATACGAGTATGTTGATCATCCTTCCAAATGAGATTGAAGACGACACCACTGGACTTCAGCAG CTGGAGAAAACACTGACCTATGAGAAGCTCATGGAGTGGACCAAACCTGACAAGATGTATCCACAAGAAGTTCAGATATCTCTGCCTAAATTTAAGCTAGAAGAAACTTATGACATGAAGAATCTACTGGTGAAACTGGGAATGGTGGATGCTTTTGAGAAGGGGAAGGCAAATTTTTCAGGCATGTCCCCCAAAAATGATCTGGTGGTGTCTGAGGTCATTCATAAATCCTTTGTTGAAGTCAGTGAAGAGGGAACAGAAGCAGCAGCGGCTACTGGTGTTTACATGGGGTTACTACTATGCACCCCTCCACAGTTCTTCAATGCTGATCATCCGTTCCTGTTCTTCATTCGACACAATCCCACCAACACCATTCTGTTTTATGGACGCTTCTGCTCTCCATGA
- the LOC141364393 gene encoding leukocyte elastase inhibitor-like isoform X2, with protein sequence MESLSAANTQFSLNVFEKISEINTSGNVFYSPLSISLALAMVSLGAKENTKDQILQVLCLKKSEPALLQMKIEDLPICVKADRPMMPNVQEIKQSDLPVCVKADPPKMHEIKKSDIPVCVKGDPPKMHEIKKSDIPVCVKADPPKMHEIKKSDIPVCVKADPPKMHEIKKSDIPVCVKSQSEPMMQQTPKPQEPVKSQCQPPKLQKPLEPQISSHLKEDQIHSSYNKLMSELNKPGVPYMLSLANRLYGEKSYQFIDKFISDTKKYYQAGLESVDFKKNSEAARVNINKWVEKTTQGKIKDLLAQGIVNDLTRLVLVNAIYFKGNWEKKFKKEATVDVQFKVNKNETKPVKMMKQTSKFLLAFIPEVNSQILELPYVGKNLSMFIILPNEIEDDTTGLQKLEKTLTYEKLMEWTKRDNMSVEKIQISLPKFKLEETYNMKNLLVKLGMVDAFEKGKANFSGMSPKNDLVVSEVIHKSFVEVNEEGTEAAAATGVVMGLLSMPPQFFNADHPFLFFIRHNPTNTILFYGRFCSP encoded by the exons ATGGAGTCTTTGTCTGCAGCAAACACACAATTCTCTCTCAATGTATTTGAGAAGATCAGTGAGATAAACACTAGTGGAAATGTCTTCTACTCTCCTCTCAGCATCTCCTTGGCTCTGGCCATGGTGTCACTTGGTgctaaagaaaacacaaaagatCAGATCTTACAG GTTTTGTGTCTTAAGAAATCTGAACCAGCTCTGCTGCAGATGAAGATAGAGGACTTACCTATCTGTGTCAAGGCTGACCGGCCAATGATGCCAAATGTGCAAGAGATTAAGCAATCCGACTTACCTGTTTGTGTCAAAGCCGACCCTCCAAAAATGCATGAGATTAAGAAATCCGACATACCTGTTTGTGTCAAAGGTGACCCTCCAAAAATGCATGAGATTAAGAAATCCGACATACCTGTTTGTGTCAAAGCTGACCCTCCAAAAATGCATGAGATTAAGAAATCCGACATACCTGTTTGTGTCAAAGCTGACCCTCCAAAAATGCATGAGATTAAGAAATCCGACATACCTGTGTGTGTCAAGAGTCAATCTGAACCAATGATGCAGCAAACTCCGAAACCCCAGGAACCTGTGAAGAGTCAGTGTCAACCCCCAAAACTGCAAAAGCCCCTGGAGCCCCAGATTTCTTCTCACCTCAAG GAGGACCAAATTCATTCCAGCTACAACAAACTCATGAGCGAGTTGAACAAACCAGGAGTCCCATATATGTTGAGTCTTGCCAATCGTCTGTATGGAGAGAAATCCTATCAGTTTATTGAT AAATTCATTAGTGACACAAAAAAATACTACCAGGCTGGACTGGAGTCTGTGGACTTCAAAAAAAACTCTGAAGCTGCACGCGTCAACATCAACAAATGGGTGGAGAAAACGACACAAG GGAAGATTAAAGACTTGCTGGCACAGGGGATCGTCAATGATTTGACGCGTTTGGTTTTGGTGAATGCCATCTACTTCAAGGGAAACTGggagaaaaaattcaaaaaggAAGCCACTGTTGATGTACAGTTTAAAGTGAACAAG AATGAAACTAAACCAGTGAAGATGATGAAACAGACATCAAAGTTTCTTCTGGCCTTCATCCCAGAGGTGAACAGTCAGATCCTGGAGCTGCCGTATGTCGGGAAGAATCTGAGTATGTTTATCATCCTTCCAAATGAGATTGAAGACGACACCACTGGACTTCAAAAG CTGGAGAAAACACTGACCTATGAGAAGCTCATGGAGTGGACCAAGCGTGACAACATGAGTGTAGAAAAAATTCAAATATCTCTGCCCAAATTCAAGCTGGAAGAAACTTACAACATGAAGAATCTACTGGTGAAACTGGGAATGGTGGATGCTTTTGAGAAGGGGAAGGCAAATTTTTCAGGCATGTCTCCCAAAAATGATCTGGTGGTGTCTGAGGTGATTCATAAATCATTTGTTGAAGTCAATGAAGAGGGAACAGAAGCAGCAGCAGCTACTGGTGTTGTCATGGGGTTACTAAGCATGCCTCCACAGTTCTTCAATGCTGATCATCCCTTCCTGTTCTTCATCCGACATAATCCCACCAACACCATTCTGTTTTATGGACGCTTCTGCTCTCCATGA
- the LOC141364393 gene encoding leukocyte elastase inhibitor-like isoform X1, whose product MESLSAANTQFSLNVFEKISEINTSGNVFYSPLSISLALAMVSLGAKENTKDQILQVLCLKKSEPALLQMKIEDLPICVKADRPMMPNVQEIKQSDLPVCVKADPPKMHEIKKSDIPVCVKGDPPKMHEIKKSDIPVCVKADPPKMHEIKKSDIPVCVKADPPKMHEIKKSDIPVCVKSQSEPMMQQTPKPQEPVKSQCQPPKLQKPLEPQISSHLKQEDQIHSSYNKLMSELNKPGVPYMLSLANRLYGEKSYQFIDKFISDTKKYYQAGLESVDFKKNSEAARVNINKWVEKTTQGKIKDLLAQGIVNDLTRLVLVNAIYFKGNWEKKFKKEATVDVQFKVNKNETKPVKMMKQTSKFLLAFIPEVNSQILELPYVGKNLSMFIILPNEIEDDTTGLQKLEKTLTYEKLMEWTKRDNMSVEKIQISLPKFKLEETYNMKNLLVKLGMVDAFEKGKANFSGMSPKNDLVVSEVIHKSFVEVNEEGTEAAAATGVVMGLLSMPPQFFNADHPFLFFIRHNPTNTILFYGRFCSP is encoded by the exons ATGGAGTCTTTGTCTGCAGCAAACACACAATTCTCTCTCAATGTATTTGAGAAGATCAGTGAGATAAACACTAGTGGAAATGTCTTCTACTCTCCTCTCAGCATCTCCTTGGCTCTGGCCATGGTGTCACTTGGTgctaaagaaaacacaaaagatCAGATCTTACAG GTTTTGTGTCTTAAGAAATCTGAACCAGCTCTGCTGCAGATGAAGATAGAGGACTTACCTATCTGTGTCAAGGCTGACCGGCCAATGATGCCAAATGTGCAAGAGATTAAGCAATCCGACTTACCTGTTTGTGTCAAAGCCGACCCTCCAAAAATGCATGAGATTAAGAAATCCGACATACCTGTTTGTGTCAAAGGTGACCCTCCAAAAATGCATGAGATTAAGAAATCCGACATACCTGTTTGTGTCAAAGCTGACCCTCCAAAAATGCATGAGATTAAGAAATCCGACATACCTGTTTGTGTCAAAGCTGACCCTCCAAAAATGCATGAGATTAAGAAATCCGACATACCTGTGTGTGTCAAGAGTCAATCTGAACCAATGATGCAGCAAACTCCGAAACCCCAGGAACCTGTGAAGAGTCAGTGTCAACCCCCAAAACTGCAAAAGCCCCTGGAGCCCCAGATTTCTTCTCACCTCAAG CAGGAGGACCAAATTCATTCCAGCTACAACAAACTCATGAGCGAGTTGAACAAACCAGGAGTCCCATATATGTTGAGTCTTGCCAATCGTCTGTATGGAGAGAAATCCTATCAGTTTATTGAT AAATTCATTAGTGACACAAAAAAATACTACCAGGCTGGACTGGAGTCTGTGGACTTCAAAAAAAACTCTGAAGCTGCACGCGTCAACATCAACAAATGGGTGGAGAAAACGACACAAG GGAAGATTAAAGACTTGCTGGCACAGGGGATCGTCAATGATTTGACGCGTTTGGTTTTGGTGAATGCCATCTACTTCAAGGGAAACTGggagaaaaaattcaaaaaggAAGCCACTGTTGATGTACAGTTTAAAGTGAACAAG AATGAAACTAAACCAGTGAAGATGATGAAACAGACATCAAAGTTTCTTCTGGCCTTCATCCCAGAGGTGAACAGTCAGATCCTGGAGCTGCCGTATGTCGGGAAGAATCTGAGTATGTTTATCATCCTTCCAAATGAGATTGAAGACGACACCACTGGACTTCAAAAG CTGGAGAAAACACTGACCTATGAGAAGCTCATGGAGTGGACCAAGCGTGACAACATGAGTGTAGAAAAAATTCAAATATCTCTGCCCAAATTCAAGCTGGAAGAAACTTACAACATGAAGAATCTACTGGTGAAACTGGGAATGGTGGATGCTTTTGAGAAGGGGAAGGCAAATTTTTCAGGCATGTCTCCCAAAAATGATCTGGTGGTGTCTGAGGTGATTCATAAATCATTTGTTGAAGTCAATGAAGAGGGAACAGAAGCAGCAGCAGCTACTGGTGTTGTCATGGGGTTACTAAGCATGCCTCCACAGTTCTTCAATGCTGATCATCCCTTCCTGTTCTTCATCCGACATAATCCCACCAACACCATTCTGTTTTATGGACGCTTCTGCTCTCCATGA
- the LOC129448835 gene encoding leukocyte elastase inhibitor produces the protein MESLSASNTQFSLNVFKKISEINTSGNVFYSPLSISSALAMVSLGAKGNTKDQILQVLCLNKSGPDKTDDQEDLIHSSYNKLMSELNEPGVPYMLSLANRLYGEKSYQFIDKFISDSQKYYQAGLESVDFIKNSEAARVNINNWVEENTQGKIKDLLAQGIVNGLTRLVLVNAIYFKGNWEKKFKKEATVDQQFKVNKNETKPVKMMKQESEFPLIFVPEVNSQILELPYVGKNLSMLIILPNEIEDDTTGLQQLEKTLTYEKLMEWTKPDKMIVDKIQISLPQFKLEETYDMKNLLVKLGMVDAFEMGKANFSGLSPQNDLVVSEVIHKSFVEVNEEGTEAAAATGVVMMLESFMLPQIFNADHPFLFFIRHNPTNTILFYGRFCSP, from the exons ATGGAGTCTTTGtctgcatcaaacacacaattCTCTCTCAATGTGTTTAAGAAGATCAGTGAGATAAACACTAGTGGAAATGTCTTCTACTCTCCTCTCAGCATCTCCTCGGCTCTGGCCATGGTGTCACTTGGTGCTAAAGGAAACACAAAAGATCAGATCTTACAG GTTCTGTGTCTTAACAAATCTGGACCAGATAAGACAGATGATCAG GAGGATCTCATTCATTCCAGCTACAACAAACTCATGAGCGAGTTGAACGAACCAGGAGTCCCATATATGTTGAGTCTTGCCAATCGTCTGTATGGAGAGAAATCCTATCAGTTTATTGAT AAATTCATAAGTGACTCACAAAAATACTACCAGGCTGGACTGGAGTCTGTGGACTTCATAAAAAACTCTGAAGCTGCACGTGTCAACATCAACAACTGGGTGGAGGAAAACACACAAG GGAAGATCAAAGACTTGCTGGCACAGGGGATCGTCAATGGTCTGACTCGTTTGGTTTTGGTGAACGCCATCTACTTCAAAGGGAACTGggagaaaaaattcaaaaaggAAGCCACAGTTGATCAACAGTTTAAAGTGAACAAG AATGAAACTAAACCAGTGAAGATGATGAAACAGGAGTCAGAGTTTCCTTTGATCTTCGTCCCAGAGGTGAACAGTCAGATCCTGGAGCTGCCGTATGTCGGGAAGAATCTGAGTATGTTGATCATCCTTCCAAATGAGATTGAAGACGACACCACTGGACTTCAGCAG CTGGAGAAAACACTGACCTATGAGAAGCTCATGGAGTGGACCAAACCTGACAAGATGATTGTAGATAAAATTCAAATATCTCTGCCTCAATTCAAGCTGGAAGAAACTTATGACATGAAGAATCTACTGGTAAAACTGGGAATGGTAGATGCTTTTGAGATGGGGAAGGCCAATTTTTCAGGCCTGTCCCCCCAAAATGATCTGGTGGTGTCTGAGGTGATTCATAAATCATTTGTTGAAGTCAATGAAGAGGGAACAGAAGCAGCAGCGGCTACTGGCGTTGTCATGATGCTAGAAAGCTTCATGCTTCCACAGATCTTCAATGCTGATCATCCCTTCCTGTTCTTCATCCGACACAATCCCACCAACACCATTCTGTTTTATGGACGTTTCTGCTCTCCATGA
- the LOC141364201 gene encoding brother of CDO-like: protein MSGILDWIPWERKRKVRVVCTLGALLCCLQCSVALKEDVPVFTDEPLSVVQKVGGSVTLRCSALPNHVNITWRLNGRELPAGGDEELGVLVQPGSLYIPTLSNLTVGRYQCVATTSVGSSASIPANVTAASE, encoded by the exons ATGTCTGGGATATTGGATTGGATTCCTTGGGAAAGAAAGCGGAAGGTTCGAGTTGTCTGCACCCTGGGTGCACTGCTGTGCTGTTTGCAGTGCAGTGTTGCATTAAAAG AAGATGTCCCGGTCTTCACAGATGAGCCTCTTTCTGTGGTACAAAAAGTGGGGGGCAGCGTGACCCTGCGCTGCAGTGCCCTGCCCAACCATGTCAACATAACCTGGCGTCTGAACGGCCGCGAGCTGCCAGCTGGGGGCGACGAGGAGCTCGGAGTGTTGGTGCAACCTGGCTCGCTGTACATCCCTACCCTTTCTAACCTCACCGTGGGCAGATACCAGTGTGTGGCCACCACCAGTGTCGGGTCTAGCGCTAGTATACCGGCCAACGTTACTGCTGCTAGTGAGTAG